Proteins encoded within one genomic window of Fibrobacter sp.:
- a CDS encoding histidine kinase, with protein sequence MEPEKSKISISKLRQRWQGAQERDFDRYEKKIREILEQEDKLSFPVPAYVPQILIFLFILIFPVLYIGDPVTRSVIGLDWRELMNFYFPVLMSIGVFGLNLNFLVPNYILNKRYGIYFVYNAVIILVTCFLREVVFFLIDRAPDQGVNYFFNSYMFSSVKGHFSYWTVFSFVVLVCLVCVICVFYRLISTQILRGFVVREQKRSRLQYELEFLKNQLSPHFLFNTLNNITALIAIDSRRAEKSMMELSKLLRVTLYQTSDDAIPLEEDVEILRMYGNLEKLRLDDSFDYRFDEELENPKVMIPPLVAMPLVENALKHSKNPKGKSFAHISIRQQGNELVLETENSNFPKVSQSPRKASGLGLSTFQKRLEILYAGRYEYTASADGDVYRSRLKIQLADN encoded by the coding sequence ATGGAACCAGAAAAAAGCAAAATTTCCATTTCCAAGCTTCGGCAGAGGTGGCAGGGGGCCCAGGAAAGGGATTTCGACCGATATGAGAAAAAAATCCGTGAAATCCTGGAACAGGAGGACAAATTGTCTTTCCCTGTCCCGGCCTACGTGCCCCAGATACTCATATTTCTCTTTATCCTGATTTTTCCCGTGCTCTACATCGGGGATCCTGTTACCCGTTCGGTAATCGGTTTGGACTGGCGAGAACTCATGAACTTCTATTTTCCCGTGCTGATGAGCATCGGGGTGTTCGGTCTTAATCTCAATTTTCTCGTTCCTAATTACATTCTCAATAAGCGTTATGGAATTTACTTTGTATATAATGCTGTCATTATTTTGGTAACCTGCTTCTTGCGAGAAGTGGTGTTTTTTTTGATAGACAGGGCTCCCGATCAGGGCGTAAATTACTTTTTCAATTCCTACATGTTCTCTTCGGTAAAAGGGCATTTCAGCTATTGGACCGTTTTTTCCTTTGTGGTGCTGGTTTGTCTGGTTTGCGTCATCTGCGTGTTTTACCGGCTGATATCTACACAAATTCTGCGAGGGTTCGTGGTCAGGGAACAAAAGCGTAGCCGCTTGCAGTACGAACTGGAATTCCTGAAAAACCAACTTTCGCCCCACTTTTTATTCAATACCCTGAACAACATAACGGCGCTTATCGCCATAGATTCCAGGCGTGCGGAAAAGTCCATGATGGAACTTTCCAAACTGTTGCGGGTGACGCTCTACCAGACTTCTGATGACGCCATTCCCCTGGAAGAAGATGTGGAAATTCTCCGGATGTACGGGAACCTGGAAAAGCTCCGGCTAGACGACAGCTTCGATTACCGTTTTGACGAGGAACTTGAAAACCCCAAAGTGATGATACCGCCTCTAGTAGCCATGCCCCTGGTAGAAAACGCATTGAAACACAGCAAGAACCCCAAGGGAAAAAGCTTCGCCCATATTTCTATCCGTCAGCAGGGAAACGAACTGGTGCTTGAAACGGAAAATTCCAATTTCCCGAAAGTGTCCCAGTCTCCCCGAAAGGCCAGCGGCCTCGGGCTTTCGACCTTCCAGAAACGTCTGGAGATTCTGTATGCGGGGCGTTACGAGTATACGGCTTCCGCCGATGGCGACGTGTACCGAAGCCGCCTAAAGATACAGCTCGCCGACAACTAG
- a CDS encoding DEAD/DEAH box helicase, with amino-acid sequence MNPNGAIIVQSNLEIMVEVDNPNYEPARDAIAPFTELVKSPEHLHTYKISHLSLWNAASTGLRATEVLERLESQSRYPIPQTVITEVEDYMARYGLLRLRKEVDRLLLESDDTYMFTEICHLKEVEPFILKFLDDSHAEVDPERRGHLKMALTNAGFPVEDLAGYVQGDPLPIKLRETTLEGKEFKLRDYQKEAAQVFYASGSEKGGSGVIVLPCGSGKTVIGLATMALVQTKTLILTPNISASRQWIREICDKTDLTLDQVKEYSGEVKEIGPVTVATYQILTQRKKVKDPNKQGEPEPDDLSDEEVKKELSNFPLFSEQKWGLMIYDEVHLLPAPVFRLSTEMQATRRLGLTATLVREDHKETEVFSLIGPKKYDIPWRVLEAQGWIATADCNEIRIPMEAELKMKYALAPVREKITLASTNPEKTDIVKRLLAHFDKPDDRVLIIGQYIDQLEKLAQELEIPLITGKTPNKERERLYAAFRKGEQKNLMVSKVGNFAIDLPDANILIQISGTFGSRQEEAQRLGRILRPKSDGGTAHFYSIVTQDSKEQEFSMNRQLFLTEQGYAYKIIKRGDWDILSRTPEELAAR; translated from the coding sequence GTCGAGGTGGACAATCCCAACTACGAACCTGCACGGGACGCGATCGCTCCCTTCACCGAACTGGTCAAGAGCCCCGAGCACCTGCACACCTACAAGATTTCCCACCTGAGCCTCTGGAACGCGGCTTCCACGGGCCTCCGCGCAACCGAAGTGCTGGAACGGCTAGAAAGCCAGAGCCGCTACCCCATTCCACAGACGGTGATTACCGAGGTAGAAGACTACATGGCCCGGTACGGGCTGCTGCGGCTCCGTAAAGAGGTTGACCGCCTGCTGCTGGAATCCGACGACACCTACATGTTCACCGAGATTTGCCACCTGAAAGAAGTGGAACCGTTTATCCTGAAGTTCCTGGACGATTCCCACGCCGAAGTGGACCCGGAACGCCGCGGCCACCTGAAGATGGCCCTCACCAACGCCGGATTCCCGGTGGAAGACCTGGCAGGATATGTCCAGGGCGACCCGCTCCCCATCAAGCTCCGGGAAACCACCCTCGAAGGCAAGGAATTCAAGCTCCGCGACTACCAGAAAGAAGCCGCCCAGGTGTTCTACGCCAGCGGTTCGGAAAAGGGCGGCTCCGGCGTCATCGTGCTGCCCTGCGGTTCGGGCAAGACGGTCATCGGCCTTGCCACCATGGCCCTTGTCCAGACCAAGACCCTTATCCTTACCCCCAACATTTCCGCCTCCCGCCAGTGGATCCGCGAAATCTGCGACAAGACGGACCTGACCCTCGACCAGGTGAAGGAATACTCCGGCGAAGTGAAGGAAATCGGCCCCGTGACCGTGGCCACCTACCAGATTCTCACCCAGCGCAAGAAGGTGAAGGACCCAAACAAGCAGGGCGAGCCCGAACCGGACGACCTGAGCGACGAAGAAGTCAAGAAGGAACTCTCGAACTTCCCGCTGTTCAGCGAACAGAAATGGGGCCTCATGATTTACGACGAGGTGCACCTGCTCCCGGCCCCGGTGTTCCGCCTGAGTACCGAAATGCAGGCCACACGCCGCCTGGGCCTTACCGCTACCCTGGTCCGCGAAGACCACAAGGAGACGGAAGTGTTCAGCCTTATCGGGCCCAAGAAATACGACATCCCCTGGCGTGTGCTGGAAGCCCAGGGCTGGATTGCCACTGCCGACTGTAACGAGATCCGCATCCCTATGGAAGCGGAACTGAAGATGAAATACGCCCTAGCGCCGGTCCGTGAAAAGATTACTCTCGCAAGCACCAATCCCGAAAAGACGGACATCGTAAAGCGCCTCCTCGCCCACTTTGACAAGCCCGACGACCGGGTGCTTATCATCGGGCAGTACATCGACCAGCTGGAAAAGCTCGCCCAGGAGCTGGAAATCCCGCTGATTACCGGCAAGACCCCCAACAAGGAACGCGAACGGCTCTACGCCGCCTTCCGCAAGGGCGAGCAGAAGAACCTGATGGTCTCCAAGGTAGGCAACTTCGCCATCGACCTTCCCGACGCCAACATCCTGATACAGATTTCCGGGACCTTCGGCAGCCGGCAAGAAGAAGCCCAGCGACTGGGCCGCATCTTGCGCCCCAAGAGCGACGGCGGCACCGCACATTTCTACAGTATCGTGACCCAGGATTCCAAGGAGCAGGAGTTCTCCATGAACCGCCAGCTGTTCCTTACCGAACAGGGCTACGCCTACAAGATTATCAAGCGGGGCGACTGGGATATTTTGAGCCGCACGCCCGAAGAACTGGCCGCGCGGTAA